Proteins encoded in a region of the Mycolicibacterium duvalii genome:
- a CDS encoding MCE family protein: MSRRRVVHRRHRIHRDPAKQHVRSALVRPLAGLISIAAVAVVTTVSAVLFQDGFSEAVALTVISPRAGLVMNPDAKVQLHGVQVGKVDSIDYLADGTAALHLAIEPARRELIPEDVGVDIASTTVFGAKVVRLVPPPHPAPRAVHSGQVLTADRVMIEVNTLFEQLVSVLSTVQPEKLNHTLGAIAAAMRGRGDMIGQSLSDLNSALAQINPHLEALRRDLATAPAVFAAYADAAPDLLSVVDSAARIGTSIVETEDDLDALLVSAIGLGNLGTQVLEDNGRPLSDVLGLLAPTTELVADYHRALTCGLGSLTVMANNPPLDVPGVEVLAGFFWGQDRYRYPSDLPKVAATGGPQCTDLPKIPYGKAPPFVIADTGANPWKYGNRGPIVNSDLLKQIMFGPIDGPPRNSAQIGQPG; the protein is encoded by the coding sequence ATATCGCGTCGTCGTGTGGTCCACCGGCGGCATCGGATCCATCGCGATCCGGCCAAACAACACGTGAGGTCGGCACTGGTGCGCCCGCTCGCCGGGCTGATCTCCATCGCAGCCGTCGCGGTGGTCACCACCGTCTCGGCCGTGCTCTTCCAGGACGGGTTCTCCGAAGCTGTTGCCCTCACCGTGATCTCACCTCGCGCAGGTCTGGTGATGAATCCCGATGCCAAGGTGCAGCTCCATGGCGTCCAGGTCGGTAAGGTCGATTCGATCGACTATCTGGCCGACGGGACGGCGGCGTTGCACCTGGCTATCGAGCCGGCGCGCCGCGAGCTGATCCCGGAGGATGTCGGCGTCGACATCGCCTCGACGACGGTGTTCGGCGCCAAGGTGGTCCGACTGGTCCCACCCCCACATCCCGCGCCGCGCGCCGTGCACTCGGGACAGGTTCTCACCGCCGACCGGGTCATGATCGAGGTCAACACGCTGTTCGAACAGTTGGTCTCGGTTCTGTCGACCGTCCAGCCCGAAAAGCTCAACCACACCCTCGGCGCGATCGCCGCGGCGATGAGGGGCCGCGGCGACATGATCGGGCAGAGTCTCTCGGACCTCAACTCCGCACTGGCGCAGATCAATCCGCACCTCGAGGCGCTCCGGCGCGATCTGGCGACCGCGCCCGCCGTGTTCGCCGCCTACGCGGACGCAGCGCCGGATCTGCTGTCGGTGGTCGACAGCGCGGCCAGGATCGGCACCAGCATCGTCGAGACCGAAGACGACCTGGACGCTCTCCTGGTCAGTGCGATCGGTCTCGGCAATCTCGGCACCCAGGTGCTCGAGGACAACGGTCGACCGTTGTCCGACGTGCTGGGCCTGCTGGCGCCGACCACGGAGTTGGTCGCCGACTACCATCGGGCGCTGACCTGCGGGCTCGGGTCGCTCACCGTGATGGCGAACAACCCACCACTCGACGTCCCGGGCGTCGAGGTGCTCGCGGGTTTCTTCTGGGGGCAGGACCGGTACCGCTACCCGTCGGATCTGCCCAAAGTGGCCGCGACCGGAGGCCCCCAATGCACCGACCTTCCGAAGATCCCGTACGGCAAGGCTCCCCCGTTCGTCATCGCCGACACCGGCGCCAACCCGTGGAAGTACGGAAACCGGGGGCCGATCGTGAACTCCGATCTGCTCAAACAGATCATGTTCGGGCCGATTGACGGGCCGCCGCGCAACAGCGCACAGATCGGACAACCCGGATGA
- a CDS encoding NAD(P)H-dependent amine dehydrogenase family protein, giving the protein MAGPVTPLRTVVWSTGGVGCNAIGAITRRPDLDLVGVWVHAPEKVGRDVGTLCGGEPIGVTATGDVDDLIGLRPDCVVYAASGPERDAAAVPDYVRLLEAGINVVTTSSTGLIYPPSYYAPQWRAALDAAAKAGRASLYASGIFPGFGSDQLALLLSTLSKTITRVTVTEVALNDHYPVAEVMTDAMGFARPLDFEPLLKTPGFIAMAWSAPILLMAEALGVQVSEVRGTLDRQTADRDIEVAFGTVPAGTCGAVRTRAAGVVDGREAIVVEHIIRMARDVAPDWPASEFDATYRVDIDGEPEVHCWMALGAAEGHGAGRAAMTATAMRVVNAIPFVVDAPPGLLSSLDLPNTLPRHVFG; this is encoded by the coding sequence GTGGCAGGACCTGTGACGCCCTTACGCACCGTGGTGTGGTCGACCGGTGGAGTGGGGTGCAATGCGATCGGCGCGATCACCCGCCGGCCGGACCTAGACCTGGTGGGGGTGTGGGTGCACGCGCCGGAGAAGGTCGGTCGGGACGTCGGGACACTGTGTGGAGGCGAACCGATCGGTGTCACCGCCACCGGCGACGTCGACGACCTGATCGGGCTGCGGCCCGACTGCGTGGTGTACGCCGCGAGCGGACCCGAGCGCGATGCCGCCGCCGTGCCGGACTACGTCCGGCTGCTTGAAGCGGGAATCAACGTGGTCACAACAAGTTCCACCGGACTCATCTATCCGCCCTCCTACTATGCGCCGCAGTGGCGAGCTGCGCTGGACGCGGCGGCGAAAGCCGGCCGAGCATCGCTGTACGCATCCGGCATCTTTCCCGGCTTCGGTTCCGACCAGCTGGCTCTGCTGCTGTCGACGTTGTCGAAGACGATCACCCGCGTCACCGTCACCGAGGTGGCCCTCAACGACCATTACCCGGTGGCCGAGGTGATGACGGACGCGATGGGCTTCGCCCGTCCGCTGGACTTCGAGCCGTTGCTCAAGACCCCTGGTTTCATCGCAATGGCCTGGAGTGCACCGATTCTCCTGATGGCCGAAGCTCTCGGCGTCCAGGTCTCGGAGGTTCGGGGCACCCTCGACCGACAGACCGCCGACCGCGACATCGAGGTCGCGTTCGGAACGGTGCCCGCCGGCACGTGCGGTGCGGTGCGCACCCGCGCCGCCGGTGTCGTCGACGGTCGCGAGGCGATCGTCGTCGAACACATCATCAGGATGGCCCGTGACGTGGCGCCGGACTGGCCGGCCTCGGAGTTCGACGCGACCTACCGGGTGGACATCGACGGGGAGCCCGAGGTGCACTGCTGGATGGCGCTCGGTGCGGCCGAAGGGCACGGAGCCGGCCGTGCGGCCATGACCGCCACCGCGATGCGCGTGGTCAACGCCATCCCGTTCGTCGTCGATGCCCCACCCGGGCTGCTCAGTTCGCTGGATCTGCCGAATACGCTGCCGCGGCACGTTTTCGGGTGA
- a CDS encoding MCE family protein produces MTRGRTVVPKLAAFVTVMMLLTGCLFAVFGQYRSGSTHTYSAVFDDVSNLRTGESVRFAGVRIGTVKSLSMQPDKTVVVTFDADRSVALTTGTRVLVRYLNLVGDRFLELVDDEGSTKILPPGAQIPIGRTAPALDLDLLLGGLEPVIKGLNAQDVNALSASLIQIVQGQGGTMESLLSQTSSFSNALADKNQVIEQLVDNLQTTLATLGGQRDQFSTALQRLHTLVGEMSAEREPIGAAIDSLSAGTAALSDLLAETRAPLAGSVDQLHRLAPHLESKLDRVETAIAKAPDNYRKLVRIGSYGSFVNYYICSLGVRVTDLQGRTAVFPVFRQDNGRCAEN; encoded by the coding sequence ATGACCCGGGGCCGGACGGTGGTTCCGAAGCTCGCCGCGTTCGTCACCGTGATGATGTTGCTGACCGGCTGCCTGTTCGCTGTTTTCGGGCAGTACCGGTCCGGGTCGACCCACACGTATTCGGCGGTCTTCGACGATGTCTCGAACCTGCGCACCGGGGAATCGGTCCGGTTCGCCGGCGTCCGGATCGGCACCGTCAAGAGCCTGTCCATGCAGCCCGACAAGACCGTCGTGGTCACCTTCGACGCCGACCGCTCGGTGGCACTGACCACCGGTACCCGCGTGCTGGTCCGCTACCTCAACCTGGTCGGCGACCGGTTCCTCGAGCTCGTCGACGACGAAGGATCGACGAAGATTCTGCCGCCGGGTGCGCAGATCCCGATCGGGCGGACCGCCCCGGCGCTGGACCTCGACCTGCTGCTGGGCGGGTTGGAACCCGTGATCAAGGGCCTCAACGCACAAGATGTCAACGCGCTCAGCGCGTCACTGATCCAGATTGTGCAGGGGCAGGGCGGCACCATGGAATCCCTGCTGTCCCAGACGTCGTCGTTCTCGAATGCGCTCGCCGACAAGAACCAGGTGATCGAGCAACTGGTCGACAATCTGCAGACGACGCTGGCCACGCTCGGCGGTCAGCGTGACCAGTTCTCCACTGCGCTGCAGCGGCTACACACGCTGGTCGGAGAAATGTCGGCCGAGCGTGAGCCGATCGGCGCCGCCATCGACTCACTGTCGGCCGGCACCGCAGCACTGTCGGATCTGCTGGCCGAGACCCGCGCCCCGCTGGCCGGTTCCGTCGACCAGCTCCACCGGTTGGCGCCCCACCTGGAAAGCAAGCTGGACCGTGTCGAGACCGCCATCGCCAAAGCGCCGGACAACTACCGCAAGTTGGTCCGCATCGGCTCCTACGGCAGCTTCGTCAACTACTACATCTGCTCACTCGGTGTTCGGGTCACAGACCTGCAGGGGCGCACTGCGGTGTTCCCGGTGTTCCGGCAGGACAACGGAAGGTGCGCGGAGAACTGA
- a CDS encoding SDR family oxidoreductase, translating to MMTSRTVVVTGASRGLGLASAAHLHRAGWTVVAAMRSVDEGMARLRDATGAGAADRRLIGVRLDLTDAESISGAVKDIEQAVGAPYALVHNAGISAAGMVEETPVSLWERMFATNVFGPVALTRALLPSMRAAGAGRIVLVSSQGGVRGMPATAPYSAVKGALERWGESMAGEVASFGIGVSVLVTGTYDTDIITDAGTTDCRVLDGPYARHHQTMDRRGRAAMRYAARSPEAFAVGLEKALQSNKPFDRRAVGPDARMLMVASRLLPPSALHHMVRVMMGIPRFGAIRPVPATATRLPADSDPA from the coding sequence ATGATGACATCGCGCACCGTAGTGGTCACCGGCGCCTCCCGTGGGCTGGGCCTGGCCTCGGCAGCCCACCTGCACCGGGCCGGCTGGACCGTCGTCGCGGCGATGCGGTCCGTCGACGAGGGCATGGCGCGATTGCGGGATGCAACCGGCGCCGGTGCGGCCGATCGTCGCCTCATCGGGGTGCGCCTCGATCTGACCGATGCCGAATCGATCTCCGGAGCGGTTAAGGACATCGAGCAAGCAGTCGGCGCGCCCTACGCGCTGGTGCACAACGCCGGAATCTCGGCAGCCGGGATGGTCGAGGAGACGCCGGTGTCGCTGTGGGAGAGGATGTTCGCCACCAATGTGTTCGGTCCCGTGGCGTTGACCAGAGCGCTGCTGCCGTCGATGCGGGCGGCGGGTGCCGGACGCATCGTGCTGGTGTCGAGCCAGGGAGGGGTGCGGGGGATGCCGGCGACAGCGCCGTACTCGGCAGTGAAGGGGGCGCTGGAACGGTGGGGGGAATCGATGGCGGGCGAGGTCGCGTCGTTCGGGATCGGCGTGAGCGTGTTGGTCACCGGCACCTATGACACCGACATCATCACCGACGCCGGGACGACGGACTGCCGGGTGCTCGACGGTCCGTACGCCCGGCACCACCAGACGATGGACCGGCGGGGCCGGGCGGCAATGCGATACGCCGCTCGCTCACCGGAGGCGTTCGCGGTCGGGCTGGAAAAGGCACTGCAGTCGAACAAGCCCTTCGACCGGCGTGCGGTCGGCCCGGACGCCCGCATGCTGATGGTGGCCAGCCGCCTACTGCCGCCGTCGGCGCTGCATCACATGGTGCGGGTGATGATGGGAATTCCGAGGTTCGGTGCGATCCGGCCCGTGCCGGCCACGGCCACGCGGCTACCCGCGGACAGCGACCCCGCGTAA
- a CDS encoding MCE family protein, with product MSPTLLTRWTAAALGALLIGSVGFVTVARLFPATTITAVFANANAIYPGDDVRIAGVQVGSIASIRADGTQAVFTLEIDHGVRVAADAKAVVVAQNLVSARYVQLTAGGSTGPALGPGAVIPRERTAVPVEWDEVKEQLDRLAADLGPAGDSTTGSVGRFIDSAADAMDGNGHTLRAAIAQLAGISRVIADGSGDITEIITNLQTFVAVLRDSNAQIVQFQERLATLTSVLDGSRSDLDSALTNLAEAVGEVQHFVAGTRDHAGEQVARLVNVTQNLVDHRADLEQVLHVAPSAMANAYNMMDPRTGGASGVFVLNNMADPTAFFCGMLGALANVTAPESAKLCAQYLGPGLDTVNFNYLPFPVNPLLTPVPSESKLIYSEPDLRPGGPGTRSEPAAIAPQDSAYQAAPPTLPQMLLPAERPAP from the coding sequence ATGAGCCCGACGCTGCTGACCAGATGGACCGCCGCGGCCCTCGGCGCGCTGCTGATCGGATCGGTCGGTTTCGTCACCGTGGCGCGGCTGTTCCCGGCCACCACGATCACCGCGGTGTTCGCCAACGCGAACGCGATCTATCCCGGTGACGACGTCCGCATTGCGGGTGTGCAGGTCGGCAGCATCGCGTCGATCCGAGCCGACGGCACACAGGCGGTCTTCACACTCGAGATCGACCACGGGGTGCGGGTGGCCGCGGATGCGAAAGCTGTTGTGGTCGCCCAGAACCTGGTGTCGGCACGTTACGTCCAGCTCACCGCCGGCGGGAGCACCGGACCGGCACTCGGTCCGGGCGCGGTGATCCCCCGCGAACGCACCGCGGTGCCCGTGGAGTGGGACGAGGTCAAAGAACAACTCGACCGGCTGGCCGCCGACCTCGGCCCCGCCGGTGATTCCACGACGGGTTCGGTGGGCCGATTCATCGACAGCGCCGCCGACGCGATGGACGGCAACGGGCACACGCTGCGCGCCGCCATAGCACAACTCGCCGGGATCAGCAGGGTCATCGCCGACGGTAGCGGTGACATCACCGAGATCATCACCAACCTGCAGACTTTCGTGGCGGTGCTGCGAGACAGCAACGCACAGATCGTGCAGTTCCAGGAGCGGCTGGCCACGCTCACGAGCGTCCTGGACGGGAGCCGCAGCGATCTGGATTCCGCGCTGACCAACCTCGCCGAAGCCGTCGGCGAGGTGCAACACTTCGTCGCGGGCACCCGGGACCACGCGGGGGAACAGGTCGCCCGCCTGGTCAACGTCACCCAGAACCTGGTCGATCACCGCGCCGACCTCGAGCAGGTGCTCCACGTCGCCCCTTCGGCGATGGCCAACGCCTACAACATGATGGACCCGCGCACCGGAGGTGCCAGCGGAGTGTTCGTGCTCAACAACATGGCTGACCCGACCGCTTTCTTCTGCGGAATGCTCGGCGCGCTGGCCAACGTGACCGCCCCCGAGAGCGCCAAGCTGTGCGCCCAGTACCTGGGTCCCGGGCTGGACACCGTGAACTTCAATTACCTGCCGTTCCCGGTGAACCCACTGCTGACCCCGGTGCCGTCGGAGAGCAAGCTGATCTACAGCGAGCCCGACCTTCGGCCCGGCGGTCCCGGAACCCGCTCCGAGCCCGCAGCGATCGCCCCGCAAGATTCGGCGTATCAGGCCGCACCGCCCACACTGCCGCAGATGCTGCTGCCCGCCGAAAGGCCGGCCCCGTGA
- a CDS encoding TetR/AcrR family transcriptional regulator: MAAADAAGRNSRRGRRAVKTNSTKLAAVTGPPPTDLTRRAEILKTANSVIAATGLRSSLQQIADGAGILAGSLYHHFESKEAILIELIRLYHADLDRVGELALQRLDAADPAPVAEQITALGCAIARCAVEHRAALQMSFYEGPSNDPELIELTSRQPTKIEAAMLQALRAGRWSGDIRPDVDLPTLADRLCQSMLHVGLDVIRHKARTDDLAKLKCRIALQGLATDPPSDTDLDASAAFAAADSIINSWVDEEDDADLKVAHLRAVARAEFGRRGYEMTTIRDIASAAGLGTGTVYRIIGSKDELLMSIMLEFGRKVGGAWTQIVRADSSTVEKLDALSWLNINALDQFPDEFRIQLAWLRHSPPDSANPAWSFTTRIRQMKALLSEGIKAGEIHIDSPTADMLARCIIGEQWIPENILRQVGTRNALILARDTVLRGVAVRG, from the coding sequence ATGGCCGCTGCCGATGCCGCAGGGCGTAATTCCAGACGCGGTCGTCGCGCGGTCAAGACCAACTCCACCAAGCTCGCGGCGGTCACCGGTCCGCCACCGACCGACCTGACCCGGCGTGCCGAGATTCTCAAGACGGCCAATTCGGTGATCGCCGCGACCGGGCTGCGCAGCTCGTTGCAGCAGATCGCAGATGGGGCAGGCATTCTCGCCGGGAGCCTCTATCATCACTTCGAGTCCAAAGAAGCCATCCTGATCGAGCTGATCCGGCTCTACCACGCGGACCTCGACCGGGTCGGTGAACTCGCACTGCAGCGTCTCGACGCCGCTGACCCCGCCCCTGTGGCTGAGCAGATCACCGCCCTCGGATGCGCGATCGCCCGCTGCGCGGTCGAGCACCGCGCCGCGTTGCAGATGTCGTTCTACGAGGGCCCGAGCAACGATCCCGAGCTCATCGAGCTGACCTCCCGACAACCGACGAAGATCGAAGCCGCGATGCTGCAGGCGTTACGCGCGGGCCGCTGGAGCGGGGACATCCGTCCCGATGTCGACCTGCCCACCCTTGCCGACCGCCTCTGCCAGAGCATGCTGCACGTCGGTCTCGACGTGATCCGGCACAAAGCGCGCACCGACGATCTGGCCAAGCTCAAATGCCGGATCGCACTGCAGGGGTTGGCCACCGATCCGCCGTCCGACACCGATCTCGACGCGTCGGCGGCATTCGCTGCCGCGGATTCGATCATCAACAGCTGGGTCGACGAAGAGGACGACGCGGACCTGAAGGTCGCTCATCTGCGCGCCGTCGCCCGCGCCGAGTTCGGTCGGCGGGGTTACGAGATGACCACCATCCGCGACATCGCCTCCGCCGCCGGTCTGGGCACCGGCACCGTGTACCGGATCATCGGCTCCAAGGACGAGTTGCTGATGTCGATCATGCTGGAGTTCGGTCGCAAGGTCGGTGGTGCGTGGACGCAGATCGTCCGCGCCGATTCCAGCACGGTGGAGAAGCTGGATGCGCTGAGCTGGTTGAACATCAACGCCCTTGATCAGTTCCCCGACGAATTCCGCATCCAGCTGGCGTGGTTGCGCCACTCTCCGCCTGACTCGGCGAACCCGGCGTGGTCGTTCACCACCCGGATCCGTCAGATGAAAGCGCTGCTGTCCGAGGGCATCAAGGCCGGCGAGATCCACATCGACAGCCCCACCGCCGACATGCTCGCCCGCTGCATCATCGGCGAGCAGTGGATACCCGAGAACATCCTGCGGCAGGTCGGCACCCGCAACGCGTTGATCCTGGCGCGCGACACCGTGTTACGCGGGGTCGCTGTCCGCGGGTAG
- a CDS encoding SDR family NAD(P)-dependent oxidoreductase, whose amino-acid sequence MIDFAGQVAVVTGAGRGLGRLYALDLARRGAAVVVNDIGGTMQGTGRDTTVADAVVEEIRTAGGQATASYDSVDTPDGGRAVIDRAMAEYGRLDVVVSNAGIFTSVPFHRLDTEEWRRMLRVHLDGGFHLSQPAYRVMMNQNYGRFVFISSSAGNFGQPMEAHYAAAKTGLVGLSNVIAIEGAAYGIASNTVLPTGFSRMVTETVGDEKFLAESGFMRAIRPELVVPLVTFLASRACALTHHNYSACAGRYARVFTGLGQGWLADADSDPTAEDIAEHLAEVSSTADFIVPDSIVDEVLQVCDRRGISAMPDNAEVSFPEPRS is encoded by the coding sequence ATGATCGACTTCGCCGGACAGGTTGCGGTGGTCACCGGCGCCGGACGTGGACTGGGGCGGCTCTACGCGCTCGACCTCGCGCGCCGGGGCGCGGCGGTCGTCGTCAACGACATCGGCGGCACCATGCAGGGCACCGGGCGCGACACCACCGTCGCCGACGCGGTGGTCGAGGAGATCCGGACCGCCGGAGGACAGGCGACAGCGTCGTATGACTCGGTGGACACCCCCGACGGCGGCCGGGCCGTCATCGACCGGGCGATGGCCGAGTACGGCCGCCTCGACGTCGTGGTCAGCAACGCGGGCATCTTCACCAGCGTCCCGTTCCACCGACTCGACACCGAGGAGTGGCGCCGGATGCTCCGGGTGCATCTCGACGGCGGCTTCCACCTCAGCCAACCGGCCTACCGGGTGATGATGAACCAGAATTACGGCCGTTTCGTCTTCATCTCGTCCTCGGCGGGCAACTTCGGCCAACCGATGGAAGCGCATTACGCCGCAGCCAAGACCGGTCTGGTCGGCTTGTCCAATGTGATCGCGATCGAAGGCGCCGCGTATGGGATTGCCTCCAACACCGTGCTGCCGACCGGGTTCTCCCGGATGGTCACCGAGACTGTCGGCGACGAGAAGTTCCTTGCCGAGTCCGGCTTCATGCGCGCCATTCGGCCGGAGCTCGTGGTGCCACTGGTGACCTTCCTGGCAAGCAGAGCCTGTGCATTGACCCATCACAACTATTCGGCATGCGCCGGACGCTATGCCCGGGTCTTCACCGGGCTCGGCCAGGGCTGGCTGGCCGACGCCGACAGTGACCCCACTGCCGAGGACATCGCGGAGCACCTCGCGGAAGTGTCGTCGACCGCCGACTTCATCGTGCCGGATTCCATCGTCGACGAGGTGCTGCAGGTGTGCGACCGACGCGGGATCAGCGCGATGCCCGACAACGCCGAGGTGAGTTTCCCGGAACCGCGGAGCTGA
- a CDS encoding MCE family protein, with amino-acid sequence MVKYRRAGTIRAGFIGVVLITLVIAVGLAPERIIGWATTIRYQAVFADLSGLAVGNDVTVSGMTLGKVTAVSLQDPDARVTFTVDSRTPLGSQTTAHIRTGTLLGQRVLVLESSGDDTLSPMEIIPRNRTSSPYTLTDAIGELTTNTTDTDTARLNEALNTLSDTIDQIAPHLGPTFDGLTRISEALNSRNTALAGLFNSGRDVTEVLADRSAEVGALILDANDLVGTLNERRQTIAELLAYTSAMAREVTGLARDNEAELAPTLEKLNTVLEMLERQRDNIALALPRLAKYQVTLGETVASGPYYSAYIPNLDLPPILQPFLDYAFGFRRGVNAGQPPDNAGPRAELPFPRNGIPQRPPR; translated from the coding sequence ATGGTGAAGTATCGGCGCGCAGGCACAATCCGGGCGGGCTTCATCGGCGTCGTGCTCATCACGCTGGTGATCGCGGTCGGCCTGGCGCCCGAACGGATCATCGGGTGGGCCACCACCATCCGGTATCAGGCGGTGTTCGCCGACCTGAGCGGCCTGGCGGTGGGCAACGACGTGACGGTCTCGGGGATGACGCTCGGAAAGGTGACCGCGGTGTCGCTGCAGGACCCCGACGCGCGGGTCACCTTCACCGTCGACAGCCGCACCCCACTGGGATCGCAGACCACCGCGCACATCCGCACCGGCACGCTGCTGGGCCAGCGGGTGCTGGTGCTGGAGTCCTCCGGCGACGACACGCTGTCTCCGATGGAGATCATCCCACGCAACCGCACCTCGTCGCCGTACACGCTGACTGACGCGATCGGCGAGCTGACCACCAACACCACCGACACCGACACCGCCCGCCTCAACGAGGCCCTGAACACGTTGTCCGACACCATCGATCAGATCGCGCCGCACCTGGGTCCCACTTTCGACGGGCTGACCCGGATCTCGGAGGCGCTCAACTCCCGCAACACCGCCCTCGCCGGGCTGTTCAACAGCGGCCGTGACGTCACCGAGGTGCTCGCCGACCGCAGCGCGGAGGTGGGAGCGTTGATCCTCGACGCCAATGACCTGGTGGGGACGCTCAACGAACGGCGCCAGACGATCGCCGAACTGCTCGCCTACACGTCGGCGATGGCCCGCGAGGTCACCGGGCTGGCACGCGACAACGAGGCTGAACTCGCACCGACACTGGAGAAGCTGAACACCGTGCTGGAGATGCTCGAACGCCAGCGCGACAACATCGCGCTGGCGCTGCCGCGGCTGGCCAAGTACCAGGTCACTCTCGGCGAGACGGTCGCCAGTGGACCGTACTATTCGGCCTACATCCCCAACCTCGACCTTCCTCCCATCCTGCAGCCGTTCCTGGACTACGCCTTCGGTTTCCGGCGCGGTGTCAACGCCGGCCAACCGCCCGACAACGCGGGCCCGCGCGCCGAGCTGCCGTTCCCGCGCAACGGCATCCCCCAGAGGCCGCCGCGATGA
- a CDS encoding nitric oxide reductase activation protein NorD, with the protein MSNGGGGNRYPGLGLLASALAGRPVAVDVADPGRPSWTDGQTVFVDPSAPSHARVEAVAVQASLIAAGSLDPDVMSALVRHRRLAQRYLAIEGHRALLANAALLPGSLVAMADRSIGEHSDSAAASLRIARQDGAMPGPPKAFGAIAAKKVLAVSAAAAKHADPQGAGHVPRRQERHELTELDEDQVDDTDDPDLFSSPVGGGGTIGKWLKKLLSSARKTGGNGAGPPGADTPTHRTNSTTRGLHAVSSLASVASEQVDDIKTEGLKYPEWNAERKTYRPDWCTVREVDPEIKASATQQIEDAISVRRPLARLGMGLHRRHRQPQGDDIDIDAALEARVEVRAGSAPDEAVYLDSLRRRRDLSVLLLLDISGSAAEPGTVGRTVHQQQRTAAAHLMVALHDLGDRVSLYAYYSQGRSAVSMVPVKRFDEHLDAQVLRRLNSLEPGAYSRLGAAIRHGAAVLEDRGGTSRRLLVVLSDGLAYDHGYERAYGAADARRALTEARRRGTGCVCLTIGASTDTAALRRVFGSTAHATISHPDQLAGVIGPMFRSAVRSAEVRRRVS; encoded by the coding sequence GTGTCCAACGGTGGTGGCGGCAACCGGTATCCCGGGTTGGGTCTGCTGGCGTCTGCGCTCGCCGGCCGTCCCGTCGCGGTGGATGTGGCCGATCCGGGGAGGCCGTCGTGGACGGACGGTCAGACGGTGTTCGTCGACCCGTCGGCGCCGTCGCACGCACGGGTCGAGGCCGTCGCGGTGCAGGCGTCGTTGATCGCGGCCGGCAGCCTGGATCCGGACGTGATGAGCGCCCTGGTGCGGCATCGGCGACTCGCACAGCGCTACCTGGCCATCGAGGGACACCGCGCGCTGCTGGCCAACGCGGCCCTGCTGCCGGGCAGTCTCGTCGCCATGGCCGACCGCAGCATCGGGGAACACAGCGACTCGGCGGCGGCCTCGCTGCGGATCGCCCGACAGGATGGGGCGATGCCCGGCCCGCCGAAAGCCTTCGGCGCCATCGCAGCCAAGAAGGTCCTCGCGGTCAGTGCTGCGGCGGCCAAGCACGCCGATCCGCAAGGGGCGGGGCATGTGCCACGACGCCAGGAACGGCACGAGCTCACCGAACTCGACGAGGACCAGGTCGACGACACCGACGATCCCGATCTGTTCTCCAGCCCGGTGGGCGGCGGGGGGACCATCGGCAAGTGGCTCAAGAAGTTGTTGTCCTCGGCGCGCAAGACCGGCGGCAACGGCGCGGGCCCGCCCGGCGCGGACACTCCGACACACCGCACAAACTCGACCACCCGCGGACTGCACGCGGTGTCGTCGCTGGCGTCGGTGGCGTCCGAGCAGGTCGACGACATCAAGACCGAGGGTCTGAAGTATCCGGAGTGGAACGCCGAGCGCAAGACCTACCGACCGGACTGGTGCACGGTTCGCGAAGTGGATCCGGAGATCAAGGCCAGCGCCACCCAGCAGATCGAGGACGCGATCAGCGTGCGTCGCCCGCTGGCCCGCCTCGGAATGGGGCTGCACCGACGCCACCGGCAACCGCAGGGCGACGACATCGACATCGACGCAGCACTGGAGGCGCGCGTTGAGGTGCGGGCCGGATCGGCCCCTGACGAGGCCGTCTACCTTGACAGCCTGCGGCGCCGGCGCGACCTCTCGGTGCTGCTGCTGCTCGACATATCCGGGTCGGCCGCCGAGCCGGGAACGGTCGGACGCACGGTGCACCAGCAACAGCGCACCGCGGCGGCCCATCTGATGGTGGCGCTGCACGACCTCGGGGACCGGGTGTCGCTGTACGCGTACTACTCGCAAGGCCGTTCCGCGGTGAGCATGGTGCCGGTCAAGCGCTTCGACGAACACCTCGACGCCCAGGTGTTGCGGCGCCTCAACAGCCTCGAGCCCGGGGCGTACTCCCGCCTCGGTGCGGCCATCCGGCACGGCGCCGCGGTATTGGAGGACCGGGGCGGCACGTCACGAAGACTGCTGGTGGTGCTTTCCGACGGTCTGGCCTACGACCACGGCTACGAACGGGCCTACGGCGCCGCGGACGCCCGGCGCGCACTGACCGAGGCGCGCCGCCGGGGGACCGGTTGTGTGTGTCTGACCATCGGTGCCAGTACCGATACCGCAGCGCTGCGCAGGGTCTTCGGCAGCACCGCGCATGCCACGATCTCCCATCCCGACCAACTCGCCGGAGTGATCGGACCGATGTTCCGTTCCGCGGTACGGTCAGCCGAGGTGCGCCGGCGTGTGTCGTGA